The proteins below come from a single Malus sylvestris chromosome 3, drMalSylv7.2, whole genome shotgun sequence genomic window:
- the LOC126617008 gene encoding uncharacterized protein LOC126617008, with amino-acid sequence MANSISYAVFIASMLLCLSSSPAPFANARASQLVRSVCKQTQEQFGYNYRQCVKSLWKDIPIRSATNLKDLDIAVLKLAAANAAQTKATFEKALNATDKNANGTTAIKQCVDSYDFALGAFVFAVRGVNDGDKSVTEILTQAQDDLVRCQRALASVEVPLPMPVSTTNFWVMLYRDVAFLVTSQLFNIQKKI; translated from the coding sequence ATGGCCAACTCAATCAGTTATGCAGTGTTCATTGCTTCCATGCTCTTATGTCTCTCGTCGTCTCCAGCACCATTTGCAAATGCAAGAGCGTCTCAATTAGTTAGGAGTGTTTGCAAGCAAACCCAAGAACAATTCGGCTACAACTATAGGCAGTGCGTAAAATCTCTTTGGAAAGATATTCCAATTAGATCGGCAACTAATCTCAAAGATCTTGACATAGCCGTTCTTAAATTAGCAGCAGCAAATGCAGCACAAACCAAAGCTACGTTTGAAAAAGCTTTAAACGCCACCGACAAGAATGCTAATGGCACGACAGCTATAAAGCAGTGTGTAGATTCGTATGATTTTGCGTTAGGAGCGTTCGTTTTCGCAGTGCGAGGGGTCAATGACGGTGACAAATCGGTCACCGAAATCCTCACACAGGCCCAAGATGACCTTGTTCGTTGCCAAAGAGCATTGGCCTCTGTTGAAGTTCCGCTTCCTATGCCAGTATCGACGACGAACTTTTGGGTCATGTTATATAGGGATGTTGCATTCCTTGTTACTTCCCAGTTATTCAATATCCAGAAAAAGATATGA